From Tiliqua scincoides isolate rTilSci1 chromosome 2, rTilSci1.hap2, whole genome shotgun sequence, the proteins below share one genomic window:
- the LOC136639116 gene encoding tripartite motif-containing protein 10-like, producing the protein MDVKEELKCPICMEYLTDPVTLDCGHNFCRGCITQYCETWEDLGDLECPLCKARIKKGNFRPNWQLANVVEKIKCLSLNLRKEDLCVRHNEKLNLFCKEDRRLVCVACERSPEHQSHTVLLLEEAAKECQGQLCSYLEILRREREKILANKAGTEKESEDLRGQIEEKRTSTVAVFNQLHQFLEEQKTLLLSQLEELEKEIATRREEHMSRLKEELSFLEGLTQQMEEKCQQPASELLQDIGRTLKRSEKKAEFENPVAFPPELTCRIRTVDLADQLMSASQSQQEVCGLPFPSLCGTPAPAPAPGLGEQKGQRRRLGAPELGGPCPGDRWARPQPPRAAPAATRARPALLPGPPPGAPARSVWAPTRRRRLPGRRELMAEPRSASLPRTHPLRQRAALEGGLLRPPLSSVAASRRSPDVTAAQLQPRPPPANVTLDPDTAHPWLILSEDRKSVRMEHRRQDLPDNPERFDVLPVVLGRVGFTAGRHFWEVTVESEEKWAVGVAKKSVRRKGNFFLGPEGGFWAVGKKEGQYRVFNPPDYTPLPLRQELKRIRVTLDCAVGQVVFSDADTGVHLYTYSETSFCGETLLPFFYVYSKARLRLCP; encoded by the exons ATGGACGTAAAAGAGGAACTCAAGTGCCCCATCTGCATGGAGTACCTGACAGACCCGGTGACCCTGGACTGCGGCCACAacttctgcaggggctgcatcaCCCAGTACTGTGAGACGTGGGAAGATCTGGGGGACTTGGAGTGTCCCCTCTGCAAAGCCAGAATCAAGAAAGGGAATTTCCGACCAAACTGGCAACTGGCAAATGTAGTAGAAAAAATTAAATGTTTATCACTTAACCTGAGAAAAGAGGATTTATGTGTAAGACACAATGAAAAACTCAACCTCTTCTGCAAAGAAGATCGGAGATTGGTGTGTGTGGCTTGTGAGAGATCCCCAGAACATCAGTCACATACTGTCCTTCTTTTGGAAGAGGCTGCCAAGGAATGCCAG GGTCAATTGTGTAGCTATCTGGAAATtctgaggagggagagagagaaaattctgGCAAATAAAGcaggaacagaaaaggaaagtGAAGACCTGCGT GGCCAAATAGAAGAAAAGAGGACAAGCACAGTGGCTGTTTTCAACCAACTACACCAGTTTCTGGAAGAACAAAAGACACTTCTCCTCTCGCAGTTGGAAGAGCTGGAGAAGGAAATAGCAACCAGAAGAGAGGAGCACATGTCCAGACTCAAGGAGGAACTGTCCTTTCTTGAAGGTCTCACCCAGCAGATGGAGgagaaatgccagcagccagCTAGTGAACTTCTGCAG GATATTGGAAGGACCTTGAAGAG GTCTGAGAAGAAGGCAGAGTTTGAGAATCCGgtggcttttcctcctgagcTCACCTGCAGAATCAGG ACAGTGGACTTGGCTGACCAACTGATGAGCGCATCCCAGTCTCAGCAGGAGGTTTGC gggctgccttttccctccctctgCGGGACGCCAGCGCCAGCGCCAGCCCCGGGACTGGGGGAGCAAAAGGGGCAGCGCAGGCGCCTCGGGGCCCCGGAGCTCGGCGGCCCTTGCCCGGGAGACCGCTGGGCACGCCCGCAGCCTCCCCGGGCGGCGCCGGCCGCGACCCGCGCTCGCCCCGCGCTCTTGCCTGGCCCGCCCCCGGGAGCGCCCGCGCGCTCCGTCTGGGCGCCCACCAGGCGGCGCCGGCTCCCCGGCAGGCGCGAACTCATGGCTGAGCCACGGTCCGCATCCCTGCCGCGGACACACCCGCTGCGCCAACGCGCCGCCCTCGAAGGCGGGCTGCTCCGGCCGCCTCTTAGCTCTGTGGCCGCGTCACGGCGTTCTCCTGACGTCACTGCTGCACAGCTCCAGCCCCGCCCTCCGCCAG CAAAtgtgactctggatccagacacggctCATCCCTGGCTCATCCTTTCTGAGGATCGCAAAAGCGTGAGAATGGAACACAGGCGTCAAGATCTGCCCGACAATCCTGAGAGATTTGATGTATTGCCTGTTGTGCTGGGTCGTGTGGGATTTACTGCAGGCAGACACTTCTGGGAAGTCACTGTGGAAAGTGAGGAAAAATGGGCTGTGGGGGTTGCCAAAaagtctgtgaggagaaagggcaATTTTTTCTTGGGTCCTGAGGGAGGGTTCTGGGCTGTGGGGAAGAAGGAAGGTCAGTACAGAGTTTTTAATCCCCCCGATTATACTCCTCTGCCCTTGAGGCAAGAGCTCAAGAGAATCCGAGTGACATTAGACTGTGCTGTGGGACAGGTGGTCTTTTCCGATGCTGATACAGGAGTCCATCTCTACACTTACTCAGAAACCTCCTTCTGCGGAGagaccctcctccccttcttttatgTGTATAGTAAAGCCCGCCTGAGACTCTGTCCCTGA